The following nucleotide sequence is from Pseudofrancisella aestuarii.
AAAGATAATTATAAATTAAGATTATAGATTGCGACTAGTCTCTCCTATGTATAGCTGTCTTGGTCTTCCTATTTTTTGTGAAGGATCATCAACCATCTCTATCCATTGAGAAATCCATCCTGAAGTTCTTGCTAATGCAAAGATAGCTGTAAACATCTCTTCAGGGATACCCATAGCTTTTAGAATGATACCTGAATAGAAGTCTACGTTAGGGAAAAGTTTTCTCTCTATAAAATATTCATCACTTAATGCTATTTGCTCTAGCTCTTTAGCAATTGCTAATAGAGGATTTTCACTATCTCCTAGCTTAGCTAGGATTTCTTCACAATTTTCTTTCATTGCGGTAGCTCTAGGATCCATGTTTTTATAAACTCTATGTCCAAAGCCCATCAGTCTAAATGAATCATCTTTATCTTTAGCTTTAGCAACAAATTTTTCAATATTATTTACAGAGCCAATTTCTGATAACATTTTAAGTACAGCTTCATTTGCTCCTCCATGTGCAGGACCCCAAAGAGCTGTGATTCCAGCGATAATGGCTGCATATGGCGAGTTACCTGTAGAACCAGATAATCTTACTGTAGATGTAGAAGCATTTTGTTCATGATCAGCATGTAAAATAAAGATAGTATCCATAGCTTTTACTTGTAAAGGATCTGGTGTGTAACTTTTATCCTTAGCAAACATCATGTATAAGAAATTTTCCGTATAGCTTAAGCTTTTTCTAGGTTTTAAAAACTTTAAGCCTTTGTTATGTCTATAGGCTATAGCTGCAATAGTAGCTATTTTTGCAATAATCTCTTTTGCGGTATCTTCATGAGTTTCTTTTTGCCCTGTATGGATATGTTCAGCTGCTAAAACATTTACCCCTGCTATCAGCGATGACATAGGGTGAGCAGTCTTAGGAAGAGCTGTTATAGAATCTTTGATATGTTCACAAACAGGCATTTTTTCTACAATTTCTTTGGAGAAGGCCCTGGATTCAGCATCTGTAGGAATGACATCATATATAAGAGCATGGCAAAGATTCATGTAGCTAGATTTTTGAGTCCATTCTTGTATAGGATATCCTCTATGTAAAAGAACACCTTCATCTCCGTCAATATAGGTTATAGTTGATTTACAAGCAGCTGTAGACATAAAGCCAGGATCGTAAGTAAATACACCATGCTTTACAAGTGATGAAACATCAATACAATCATTTCCTAAACTTGGAGAATAAACAGGTAAATCAATTTCAATATTTTTGTCAGAATATTTAAGAGTAGCGAACTTAGACATTATATTAAAGCCTCCAGATATTAATTAAAAAATTTAAATACAATTAAAAATCATAGGTGTTTTACAAAAAAGACGCTCCCTAACTAGTTAAATAGCTAGCATCTAATAAAATAATAAGCTAAGAGAGTTATTTTTGCAAATAAAAAGAATTTTTATCGTTGTTTAAATATGTTAAAAATAGGTATAAAAGATGTATTAAGTTTGAATTTCATTTTGCAAAAATATATCATTACAACGGTTATATACTATCAAAAATTATTTATATATAAGTTGCTTCGGAGGACAAAGAAGTGAAAAGTATTAGAAATATTGGCTTAATGTCTATAATATCCTATAAATTTCCGATAACGGCGATAAGTTCTATCTTGCATCGTATAACAGGAGTGGTTTTATTAATAGCGACTCCCTTATTAGTTATAGGGTTAGGATATTCTTTAGCAGGACCTCATGGTTATGATGATGTTACGAGTTTAGTTACTTCTACATGGGTAAGTTTCTTTTTCTGGGTGTTTTTATCATCTATAACTTATCATATATTCGCTGGTGTAAGGCACATGATTATGGATATGGGTTTTGGAGAAGGTATGGGTGTTGCTAAAGCTACATCGCTTTTAACATTAGTTTTAGGAATTTTGTTTGCAGTTCTTTGGGGGTGTTATTTATGGCTGTAATATCATTAACGTCAACTGGGCTTAAAGACTTCTTTGTACAAAGAGTTACAGCAGTAATTATAGCTCTTTATTTTGCATTTGTTTTAATAAAAGCAGTTATACTATCTTATCATGGCGAGCTTAATTATGAGAGTTGGCATGATTTGTTTATAGGCGGCTCAGCTATATCGTTTTTTAAAGTGGCTACACTTATAACTTACTTAGCAATGTTCTTACATGCATGGGTGGGTATATGGATTATCTGTGGAGACTACGTTAAGTGCGCTTGGATATCAGCGACAATAATGCTTAGTTTTATACTAGTGTATGTCGGATGTTTCTTTTGGTTATTTGCTATTTTATTTTTTTATTAAGAGGTTGGTTTTATGAGTATAGCTAAACAAGAGTTTGATGCTATTGTGGTTGGAGCGGGAGGTGCAGGTCTTCGAGCTGCGTTTCAATTATCTCAATCTGGATTCAAAACAGCGGTTGTATCAAAGGTTTTTCCTACAAGATCTCATACTGTTGCGGCACAGGGTGGTATTGCAGCAGCTTTAGGTAATATTAAATTTGATGATGATTTACCTTCAGATGATTGGAAATGGCATATGTATGATACTGTGAAGGGTTCTGATTATCTTGGAGATCAAGATGCTATTGAGTATATGTGTGAACATGCGCCACAATCTATTATAGAGTTAGAGCATATGGGTATGCCTTTTTCTCGTTTGGAAGATGGTAAAATTTATCAAAGAGCTTTTGGTGGAATGTCTAGAAACTACGATCCAGCGAATCAAGCAAAAAGAACTTGTGCAGCATCTGATAGAACGGGACATGCTCTTTTGCATACGCTTTATCAAGGTAATTTAGCTCATGATACAAACTTCTATACTGAATGGTATGCGGTTGATTTGGTGAAGGCTGATGATGGTGGCATCGCTGGTGTTATAGCTCTTTGCATAGAGACTGGGGAAACAGTTTTTCTGCAAGCAAAAATTACAATTTTAGCAACTGGTGGAGCTGGACGTATTTATGAGTCTAGTACAAATGCTTATATCAATACTGGTGATGGTTTAGGTCTTGCCTTAAGAGCAGATATACCTCTTCAAGATATGGAGTTTTGGCAATTTCACCCAACAGGTATTGCAGGCGCTGGTGTGCTTGTTACAGAAGGTTGTCGTGGAGAAGGCGGGATTCTTAGAAATAAAGATGGTGAGAGGTTTATGGAGAGATATGCTCCAATGGCTAAAGATCTTGCTTGCCGCGATGTCGTTTCTCGTGCTTCTCAACAAGAAATTATGGAAGGAAGAGGAGATACTTTCAGTGGTTCTAGCTGTGTGTGGCTAGATCTTACTCACTTAGGTGAGGATGTTATTGATGAGAGATTACCAACAGTTAGAGAGCTGGCTAGAACATTTGCTGGTGTTGATCCTGTTGAGAAACCTATTCCTGTTGTGCCAACATGTCATTATCAAATGGGTGGCGTGCCAACAAATAAGCATGGTCAAGTTATAACTCAAGTCGATGGAGAAGATAAAGTTATTGGTGGATTATATGCTGTTGGTGAGTGTGCGTCTGTATCTGTTCATGGTGCAAATAGGTTAGGAAGTAACTCATTACTTGATCTTGTTGTGTTTGGTAGAGCTGCAGGTATGCATGCTGAGGAAAGTTTAAAGCACGGCATGAAGCGTAAAGATGCTTCAGAAGAGAATATACAGAAAGCGTTAGAAAGATTAAATAGATGGGACTCTTCTGAACAGAGAGGTTGTAAAGAAAAAATAGTTGATCTTAGAAAAGAATTGCAACAAATAATGCAAAAATATTTTTCTGTATTTAGACAAGAAAGTACTATGAAAGAAGGTTTAGAAGAACTTCTTAAGTTAAGAGAAAGATTAGAAAATGCTGTATTAGAAGATAATAGTAGAATCTTCAATATGACAAGAATTGAAGCTTTAGAGCTTGATAATCTAATGTTAACAGCAGTTGCAACAGCTAAATTAGCTTTAGAAAGAAAAGAGTCTCGTGGAGCTCACTCAAGAGTGGATTATCCAAATAGAGATGATGAAAATTGGATGAAACATACTTTATACTTCCTCGATGGGGATAAAACTTCTTCAAGAAGCGTTAATATGTCGCCTACAAAAGTTAAAGCATTCCAACCAGCTGAACGTAAATACTAATAAGGGATTTTTATCATGGAAGTAAAATTTAAAATTTATAGATACAATCCAGAAGTAGATACAAAGCCATATTACGATGACTATACAGTTAAAGTAGAAAATGAAGGGGTAAAAGTATTAACTGCTTTGGAATTAATTAAAGAGCAAGATCCTACTTTAGCGATGAGAAGATCTTGTCGTGAGGGTGTTTGCGGTTCTGATGGAATGAATATAAATGGTAAAAACCGTTTGGCTTGTGTTACATCTATAGGAGAGCTTAGGCAGCCTATTAAAGTAAATCCTTTACCAGGTCTTCCTGTTGTTAGAGATTTAATTGTAGATATGAAACAGTTCTACAAGAATTATGAAAAAGTTAAACCTTATTTAATTAATGATGATGAAGCTCCTATAAAAGAGAGATTACAATCTCCAGAAGAGAGAGCTAAATTAGATGGTTTATATGAATGTATTCTTTGTGCATGTTGTACTACCTCTTGCCCATCTTTCTGGTGGAATCCTGATAAATTTATTGGACCATCAGGATTGTTGCAAGCATATAGATTTATAGCAGATTCAAGAGATACTGCGACTGATGAGAGACTAGAGGCTCTTAAAGATCCATTTAGCTTGTTCAGATGTAGAACTATTATGAACTGTGTTACTGTTTGCCCTAAAGGCTTAAATCCTACTGAAGCTATTGGTAAGATCAGATCAGCTATGCTTAAGAAGAGTGTGTAAAAAAGCAAAAAATGGAAAATCATAAGTTATGACAAAAAAACACAATGATTTTGAAGAATGGTTAGAAAGTACTCAGTTTTCTGGAGGAAATCTAGAATACCTTGAGTCGATATATGATGACTATTTAAAAGGCAATCATGATGGAATAGATCCAGAATGGTTGTCTTTTTTTGATTCAGTGGCTGAAAATACAGATACAGTACATGCTGATATTGTTGATGAATTTAAGTATCTTGCTCAAAATAGAGCTGGTTCAGTCGTTGCTTCTGGAAGTGGTGATATAGAGTTTAAAATTAAGAACTTAGTAGGTGCATATAGGTCTCATGCTTATAAATCAGCAAAGATAGATCCTCTGAAGCTATTTAAATTACCACAAGATCCTGAGCTTAGCTTAACATATCACGGATTAAC
It contains:
- a CDS encoding citrate synthase, with product MSKFATLKYSDKNIEIDLPVYSPSLGNDCIDVSSLVKHGVFTYDPGFMSTAACKSTITYIDGDEGVLLHRGYPIQEWTQKSSYMNLCHALIYDVIPTDAESRAFSKEIVEKMPVCEHIKDSITALPKTAHPMSSLIAGVNVLAAEHIHTGQKETHEDTAKEIIAKIATIAAIAYRHNKGLKFLKPRKSLSYTENFLYMMFAKDKSYTPDPLQVKAMDTIFILHADHEQNASTSTVRLSGSTGNSPYAAIIAGITALWGPAHGGANEAVLKMLSEIGSVNNIEKFVAKAKDKDDSFRLMGFGHRVYKNMDPRATAMKENCEEILAKLGDSENPLLAIAKELEQIALSDEYFIERKLFPNVDFYSGIILKAMGIPEEMFTAIFALARTSGWISQWIEMVDDPSQKIGRPRQLYIGETSRNL
- the sdhC gene encoding succinate dehydrogenase, cytochrome b556 subunit, with product MKSIRNIGLMSIISYKFPITAISSILHRITGVVLLIATPLLVIGLGYSLAGPHGYDDVTSLVTSTWVSFFFWVFLSSITYHIFAGVRHMIMDMGFGEGMGVAKATSLLTLVLGILFAVLWGCYLWL
- the sdhD gene encoding succinate dehydrogenase, hydrophobic membrane anchor protein encodes the protein MGVLFMAVISLTSTGLKDFFVQRVTAVIIALYFAFVLIKAVILSYHGELNYESWHDLFIGGSAISFFKVATLITYLAMFLHAWVGIWIICGDYVKCAWISATIMLSFILVYVGCFFWLFAILFFY
- the sdhA gene encoding succinate dehydrogenase flavoprotein subunit produces the protein MSIAKQEFDAIVVGAGGAGLRAAFQLSQSGFKTAVVSKVFPTRSHTVAAQGGIAAALGNIKFDDDLPSDDWKWHMYDTVKGSDYLGDQDAIEYMCEHAPQSIIELEHMGMPFSRLEDGKIYQRAFGGMSRNYDPANQAKRTCAASDRTGHALLHTLYQGNLAHDTNFYTEWYAVDLVKADDGGIAGVIALCIETGETVFLQAKITILATGGAGRIYESSTNAYINTGDGLGLALRADIPLQDMEFWQFHPTGIAGAGVLVTEGCRGEGGILRNKDGERFMERYAPMAKDLACRDVVSRASQQEIMEGRGDTFSGSSCVWLDLTHLGEDVIDERLPTVRELARTFAGVDPVEKPIPVVPTCHYQMGGVPTNKHGQVITQVDGEDKVIGGLYAVGECASVSVHGANRLGSNSLLDLVVFGRAAGMHAEESLKHGMKRKDASEENIQKALERLNRWDSSEQRGCKEKIVDLRKELQQIMQKYFSVFRQESTMKEGLEELLKLRERLENAVLEDNSRIFNMTRIEALELDNLMLTAVATAKLALERKESRGAHSRVDYPNRDDENWMKHTLYFLDGDKTSSRSVNMSPTKVKAFQPAERKY
- a CDS encoding succinate dehydrogenase iron-sulfur subunit, producing the protein MEVKFKIYRYNPEVDTKPYYDDYTVKVENEGVKVLTALELIKEQDPTLAMRRSCREGVCGSDGMNINGKNRLACVTSIGELRQPIKVNPLPGLPVVRDLIVDMKQFYKNYEKVKPYLINDDEAPIKERLQSPEERAKLDGLYECILCACCTTSCPSFWWNPDKFIGPSGLLQAYRFIADSRDTATDERLEALKDPFSLFRCRTIMNCVTVCPKGLNPTEAIGKIRSAMLKKSV